The segment CAGGGACGCCCTTCGATCACGGCCGCTTCGATGTCGTGCTCGAACCGTTCCCCGAGTCCGAGCTTTCCCGCGCCCGTGAGCTCGCGCGCACCGGCGAGGGATTTCTCGATTGATTTTTTTGTGTTCGTATCGCGGAAAAACGGATACGCTCGAAGCATGTACCGTCCGCTCGTACCTTGTCCTGCTTGTGCTCGCCACGTGCTGGCGAGCGAAACGACCTGTCCTTTCTGTGCTGCCGCGCTACCCGAAAACCTTGGAGCACGCGCGGTTCCTGCGGCGCCAAGACGCCTCAATCGCGCCGCCGCATTCGTCTTCGGCGCATCGCTCGCCGTCACCGGATGTTCGAGCGAAGTGGACACGGGTGGCACCACCGGCGGCGGAGGTGGCGGCGGCGAAGGTGGCGGCGCGCAGGACGCGGGCCCGGATGGCCCGGACGACGATGGCGGCGTGATGCCGCTTTATGGCGATCCGCCTCCGCCCATGGATGCGGGCCCGGACGACGACGGCGGCGCGATGGCCATGTATGGCCTCCCGCCTCCGCCCGATGATGCAGGCACGGATGCGCCCGCGGACGATGGCGGTGGTTTCCCACTTTATGGGGCACCGCCGCCCAATCCCTAATTGCAATGCGTCCGTGAAACCAATCGGTTCACGGACGACACATCTTTTTGCGGAATGCCGAACCCCGGTTTCCCGCATCGCTTCCTGCTTGACCACAGCCGCGAGGTTTGGCATGCTCTTACGCGAGCACGCCATGGCCGCCCTACGTATTCCCATCGGTACCGCCGACTTTCGCGAGCTTCGCGAAGGCAACTTCGAATTCGTCGACAAGTCGCACCTCATCACCGAACTCATCGACCGAGACAACTACACGGTCGTCCTGCTTCCACGTCCGCGCAGGTTTGGCAAGACGATCAATCTCACGATGCTCAAGTGGTTTTTCGAAAAGCGTGACGAAAACTTGTGGCACCTTTTCGAAGACCTGCACGTCGCGCGCGCGGGCGACGCGTATCGGGCGCATTTTCAGCAATATCCGGTCATTCACATCAGCTTCAAAGGTACGCGTGCGCAGACATTCGACGGATGTTATGGCAAGATTCTGGATGTCATCCAGGAGATGTGCAAAGCGCACGAACGGGCTCTCGAAGGAAAGCTGGATGCCTCGGATGCCTCCAAATTCCGCGCGCTCGTGGATGGCAGCGCCGATCAAGTGCTCTGTGAATTGTCATTGCAAAAACTCACGCGATGGTTGCACGAAGCCCACGGCAAACGCCCCATCGTGCTCATCGATGAATACGACGCAGCCATTCATGCGGGGTACACCTATGGCTATTACGACAAGGTCATCGGTTTTTTTCGGTCATTTCTGGAAGCCGGCCTGAAAGACAACACGCACCTCGGTCGAGCTGTCATGACGGGCATTTTGCGCGTCGCAAAAGAAAGTATCTTTTCGGGCCTCAACAACCCCGGCGTCTTCACGCTCCTCGAATCCGAATTCAATACGTGCTTCGGGTTCACGGAGCCCGAGCTTCAGGGGCTGCTTCAAAAGGGTGGCATGGAAGAGTATTCGGAGCTGCTTCGCGCGTATTACAATGGATACGACTTTGGTGGCGTGGCGATTTACAACCCATGGTCGATTTTGGAATTCTTGTCGCGCCAAGACAAGCGACTGCTGCCGTATTGGCTCAATACCAGTGAGAATGCGCTCATCAAACACCTGCTTCAACATCACGCGTTTGCGGTAGAAAAGGAAATTCGCGAATTGCTCGAAGGAGGCGCCATCGACAAGCAGCTCGATAACAGCGTCGTTTTCTCCGCGCTCGAAACGAACAAGGACGCACTGTGGAGCCTGCTCGTATTCAGCGGCTACTTGAAAGCGTCCTTCATGAAGCCCGCCTATGCGCTCGAGGCTCCGCGGCATTTGCTGTCCATTCCGAACCGCGAAGTTGCCGAGGTGTATCGAAGCACGTTTCAAATGTGGCTCGACAAGGGCCTGCAAGCCGCGGGGGGAAATATCGACGCCTTGACGAGCGCGCTCTTGAAAGGTGACATTGAAGATTTTCAAGACGAATTGCACAAATTGGTCGCTTTCTTGCCTTCCTACCACGACGTTCGGGGAGCCAAGCCCGAACAATTTTATCACGGGCTCATGATCGGTCTGCTCGCGGCGCTCGAACCGGACTACGAAGTCCGTTCCAATCGTGAATCCGGCGAAGGACGGCCGGACGTTTTGATCAAACCGCGACGGCCAGGCAAGCCCGGTGTGGTGCTCGAATTGAAGGCGGCCAAAAAACGCGAACGGACGCTGAAACAAGCGCTCGCCGAAGGGCTTCGGCAACTGCGCGACAACGATTACGCGGCCGAGCTGCGCGCAGCAGGCGTGGAAAAGATCCACCGACTGGCCATTGCTTTCGATGGGAAAAAGGTGCTCGTGGAGTCCGCCGACAAACCCGTGAAGAAACGAGCCGCCACGCTGCGGAAGGTGGGCGAAACCATTCGCAAGGTGGTCACGAAGACCCGTTCATCAGCCTCGAAGAAGTCGAAACGGTAACGAACGACGACGACGGACGGCCAAAAGCACACCGAATCCAACCCAGGCCAATCCCCTTTCGGGCGCGTCTGCAACGCCGCATCCGCATCCGCCATTGTCGCCGATATCGAGCGCAGGACCGCCGCCGCCGCCACCGGCTCCTCCCGTCTCGCTGGTTCCGCCCGTGCCCATTCCGCCAGAGCCGCCATTTCCACCCGCTCCCCCGCTGCTCGAACTGCTGGTGGACGGCGCAGTGCACACGCCGCCGATGCATTGCCCGATCGAACATGCTGTACCGTCGGGTTTTTCCGGGCTCGAGCATGTTCCGGTCATGGAATCGCAAATGCCCGCCTCGTGGCATTCGTCCGGCGCTACGCAATCCATCGGCGCGCCCGCCATGCAAATGCCCGCCATGCACGAGTCACTCACCGTGCACCCATTGCCGTCGTCACACGCCGCTCCTTCCGGTTTTTCCGGATTGGAACACGTGCCCGTCATGGGATCGCAAACGCCCGCGTCGTGACAATCATCGAGCGCCGTGCAATTCACGCTGGAACCCGCGCAAACACCTGCAATGCAACCATCGTTCAGAGTGCATGCGTCGCCATCGTCACACGCCGTTCCTTCGGGTTTTTCCGGATTGGAACACATGCCCGTCATGGGATCGCAAACGCCAACCTCGTGACAAATATCCGGCATGGGACAAACGACGGGATTTGCGCCCGTACAAACGCCCGTTTTGCATGTATCGGATTGCGTGCATGCATTGCCGTCGTCGCATGAATTGCCGGTCAAAAGCCGGCATGTGCCATCCACGTTGGCACCAGCCGCCGTCGAACAAGCGTCACACGCTCCCGCATCGCACGCCGCATTGCAACAAACGCCGTCGGCGCAAAAATTGGATGCGCAATCCACCGCGGACATGCACGACGCCCCCAAACTCCCCTCGACGCTCGCATCTCCCGTAACCACCAGCGCAAACGGCTGAGGACCATTGGGTACATTGAACGAGCGCACGGAGACGACGTATTCGCCAGGCATGGGCGCATTCAGGACGACCTGCTCGAGCGTGTTCACTCGATCGGCATTGCCTCCCGTAATGGATTCGCCCTGACTGAGCACATTGCCGAGATACGTTCCACCGGGTCCGGTGACTTCGAGATCGAGGTCGTTGTTGATGTGCGGCAAGGCCGCGGGTGTGGATGGATAATCGGTCCACGCCAGTGTTGCTTTCAAAGGCATGGCGCCGGCATGCACCGTGAATTTGAAGTTTTGTATTTCATTCATCGAACCTTGGGCAAACCCCGTGGCATCGTCTTTGATCCATAGCCGCCTCGCTTCGCCGGCGAAGTAAAGCGCATTGTCGAGCGTCACCCTTCCCCATCCTTGGCAATTGCCGGGCATGGGCGACGCATTCGTGACACGTTCGCCGGAATTGACCATCGTGGCACGGATCAAAGCAGCCGACGGGGTAAACCCATCGAGCGCTTTTTTGAAGTTGCCAGAAGGGTACCAACCGTCCGTGTAATATTGACGAATCAACGCTGCGAGCCCTGCAGCCCCTGGTGTCGCCATGCTCGTGCCGCTCATCGTGCGCGTATTGCAGTTCTGGGTCGTCGTCGAATTGTCGCTGTTGGCGGAAACGATGCTCGAACCAGGCACGACGATTTCCGGCTTGTATCGACCATCGTCCGTCGGCCCACAGCTCGAAAAGCTCGACATGGAATTCGCACCGGTGCCGCGCTGGGTCGATCCCACGGAAATCACGCTCTTGGCCGTCGATGGGCTCGATACGGACGCGGTCCCCGGTCCCGAATTCCCGGACGCGAAGAGAATGAGGAAATCCTTGTGGTTCCACATGAATTCATCGGCGTCTTGCGATGCGGCCGTGTAATCATTCTGGATGGAAGCGGTTTCTTGATCGCCCCACGAATTCGAATGAATCCGCGCGCCTTGGTCGTACGTTTGCTGGAAAATGGGATTGAGGTCGACGACGGGGCAACCAATGCCGGGCAATTCGGCGCAGGCATTGCTGGCATAACCGCCGTCTTGAATGACGAGTTTCGCGCCTGGCGCCACGCCGTCGCCGGCGTCGTGCACGAGCGGCGAAGCAAAGTTGTCTCCAGCCACGGTTCCGGCCACGTGCGTTCCGTGATCTTGGTTGTCCCATTCGTTATTGGCAATGCCTCCGCCGCACTCGCTCGGGGACAAAAAATTCACCGCAATGACCTTGCGCTGGTTCATGTCCACGACCGTGCCCCCATTGCATTCATTGCGTGGAGGTTGGCCCAGCGCGGTATCGCGAAAATAGCACATGTCGGGATCGATGCCGGTATCCAGTACGGCCACGATTTGCCCCTGACCATAAATTTCGCGTGTGAAGAGCGGCGTCGTTTGCCCTCCGCTCAGGCCGGATTGTCCCACCCAAATGGTGGTATCATTGAAGAGCACGCGCCGCCCCTCGATGTCGATCCAAAAGACCTCGGGAATCTGCGCGATGGATTCGCGCAACCGAACGATTTCTGCAGGCGTGAGCAGCAATCGAATTTTCGAGAAAAAGCTGCCTTGGCTATGGCCGGGCACTTCTTGTGCGCCAAGTTCACGAATGCGCCGAACGACGACGTCGACATTGACGTCGGGATACGCGTGGATCATGACGATTTTCGGGGCATCCGGCTCATCGGTGGGTGCATTTCGAG is part of the Polyangiaceae bacterium genome and harbors:
- a CDS encoding AAA family ATPase, coding for MAALRIPIGTADFRELREGNFEFVDKSHLITELIDRDNYTVVLLPRPRRFGKTINLTMLKWFFEKRDENLWHLFEDLHVARAGDAYRAHFQQYPVIHISFKGTRAQTFDGCYGKILDVIQEMCKAHERALEGKLDASDASKFRALVDGSADQVLCELSLQKLTRWLHEAHGKRPIVLIDEYDAAIHAGYTYGYYDKVIGFFRSFLEAGLKDNTHLGRAVMTGILRVAKESIFSGLNNPGVFTLLESEFNTCFGFTEPELQGLLQKGGMEEYSELLRAYYNGYDFGGVAIYNPWSILEFLSRQDKRLLPYWLNTSENALIKHLLQHHAFAVEKEIRELLEGGAIDKQLDNSVVFSALETNKDALWSLLVFSGYLKASFMKPAYALEAPRHLLSIPNREVAEVYRSTFQMWLDKGLQAAGGNIDALTSALLKGDIEDFQDELHKLVAFLPSYHDVRGAKPEQFYHGLMIGLLAALEPDYEVRSNRESGEGRPDVLIKPRRPGKPGVVLELKAAKKRERTLKQALAEGLRQLRDNDYAAELRAAGVEKIHRLAIAFDGKKVLVESADKPVKKRAATLRKVGETIRKVVTKTRSSASKKSKR
- a CDS encoding S8 family serine peptidase, which codes for MRTHSFIVLSTWLTIVAAGCGQAPREHAGLSEPSTVISLESKRIDIRTPDIDIPESLRIRPGDVDAERVVLVKYPGPLDAPQDRDLRSVVETVYTYLPEYTYLVRMPAGMGLADLQRAAGAAWVGPYHPQYKLSRAVAELSPRNAPTDEPDAPKIVMIHAYPDVNVDVVVRRIRELGAQEVPGHSQGSFFSKIRLLLTPAEIVRLRESIAQIPEVFWIDIEGRRVLFNDTTIWVGQSGLSGGQTTPLFTREIYGQGQIVAVLDTGIDPDMCYFRDTALGQPPRNECNGGTVVDMNQRKVIAVNFLSPSECGGGIANNEWDNQDHGTHVAGTVAGDNFASPLVHDAGDGVAPGAKLVIQDGGYASNACAELPGIGCPVVDLNPIFQQTYDQGARIHSNSWGDQETASIQNDYTAASQDADEFMWNHKDFLILFASGNSGPGTASVSSPSTAKSVISVGSTQRGTGANSMSSFSSCGPTDDGRYKPEIVVPGSSIVSANSDNSTTTQNCNTRTMSGTSMATPGAAGLAALIRQYYTDGWYPSGNFKKALDGFTPSAALIRATMVNSGERVTNASPMPGNCQGWGRVTLDNALYFAGEARRLWIKDDATGFAQGSMNEIQNFKFTVHAGAMPLKATLAWTDYPSTPAALPHINNDLDLEVTGPGGTYLGNVLSQGESITGGNADRVNTLEQVVLNAPMPGEYVVSVRSFNVPNGPQPFALVVTGDASVEGSLGASCMSAVDCASNFCADGVCCNAACDAGACDACSTAAGANVDGTCRLLTGNSCDDGNACTQSDTCKTGVCTGANPVVCPMPDICHEVGVCDPMTGMCSNPEKPEGTACDDGDACTLNDGCIAGVCAGSSVNCTALDDCHDAGVCDPMTGTCSNPEKPEGAACDDGNGCTVSDSCMAGICMAGAPMDCVAPDECHEAGICDSMTGTCSSPEKPDGTACSIGQCIGGVCTAPSTSSSSSGGAGGNGGSGGMGTGGTSETGGAGGGGGGPALDIGDNGGCGCGVADAPERGLAWVGFGVLLAVRRRRSLPFRLLRG